TGGTGATGTCTATTATATATCAACAGTGAAAAGCAACATATTGAGTTTAGGATAATTACTGAAGAAGGGGTATGAGATTAAGATGAAAGATCGTACTTTGACATTACTTGACACTAAAGGAGATATAATTACAAAGGTAGCCAtgacaaagaatataatgttctTGCTAAATAGAAAGATGGACGTGCCTAAATGCTTAAATGCATGTGTGAAAGATGAAACTTGGCTTTGGCATATAAGATTTGGGCATGTAAACTTTGATAGCTTAAAGATAATGACACAAAAAGTTATGTTCAAGGGTCTACCATCCATTATACATCCAAATCAGTTATGTGAAGGATGTTTAGTAGGCAAGCAATTTCGCAAAAGTTTTCTGAAGGAATCTACATCAGGAGCAAATCAACCCTTACAAGAAATACATGCCGATATTTGTGGTCCTATCAAACCATGTTTATTTGGTAAAAACTTATATTTTGtactttttattgatgattatagtaTAAAGATTTAGGTATActtcttaaaagaaaagtctaatgtgtttagttattttaaaaagtttaaggtattagttgaaaaaaaagagtgtTTATTCTATAAAATCACTTAGGACATATAAGGGGGTGAATTTTGTTCTAATgattttaatgagttttttgtGAAGATCATGGTATAAAGAGACTCCTAACGGTGCCTAGATCCCAACAACAAAATGTCATGGTGGAGAGAAAGAATAGAAGCATCCTCAACATGACAAGAAGCATgttcaaaaccaagaaaataccTAAAGAGTTTTGGGTTGAAGCTGTAAATTATGTTATCTACCTGTCAAATAAATGCCCTACTAAAAGCTTAAATGGCATGACTCTATAAGAAGCATAGAGTAGAAGAAAACCAAGAGTTTCTCACTTGAAAATTTTTGGGAGCATTGGTTATGTGCATGTAGATGATCAAGTAAGGACCAAGCTAGATAACAAAAGCAAAAGGATGATCTTTGTGGGCTATGACCAAAAGTCTAAGGGATATAAGTTGTACAACCATATTGAAGGGAAGATGGTGATTAGTAGAGATGTTGAGTTCAATAAAGAAGGATCATAGGATTTGAAGGTAAATAATGGTGAGAAATATGACTTCTTATCAATTCTTGATGAAAAAGAGGAAATATATGAAGATAATCAAGAACCTATAGCCACACCTCCATAAACACCAATGAgcttaacttcttcttcttctttttctaatgAAAGCTCAAGTAGTGGCACTCCACCAAGTTCACCAAGAAAGATAAGGAGCCTTTAAAACTTATATGAGGTAACTAATCATGTTGATGAGATAACATTATATTGTCATCTTGCTATATGTGATACTATAGTGTTTGAAGAAGTAATAAAGGGTGCAAAATGGAGAATTCTTATGGATGAGGAGATTGCATCAATTGAGAAAAATGACACATGGAGATTGGTTCCTAgaccaaatgaaaagaaatcaataggtgtcaaatagatctacaaagaaaaaaaaatgccaaaggCGAAGTTGAGAGATACAAGGCACGGTTAGTGGCAAGTATGGGATTGACAATGAAGAGGTTTTTGCTCTTGTTGCTAGATTGAAGACCATTCAATTAATCATTATCACCGCTGCCGAACATAAATGGAGAATCTATCAAATAAATGtcaaatcaactttttttaatggttttctgTAAGAACACGTTTCGACATAtattttgggatttaataactgatttattaaagccttaagaatttgactaatattttaattttttaaatcacatcaaATCATGAAGCAgtttacctcaggtagggtttgctaggggtgttaataccttccctagccaCAACCAATGTCTTACCCTCAAATCTATGACAAAGATTAGTACACCCAAGATCCCTAATAGCCCTGAATAAAATACtaagtggcgactcctcaaatcAAATAACGAATGAAAATCACCATCGACGTCGCATAGGGACGTGCAACATTATCTACTTGTGAAGTTGAATATGTAACTAATACagctaggggtgttcaaaaaaaccgaataacaaaaaaatcgaGAAAACCGATGAaaaattaaccgagaaaaccgaatcGAGATGAAAAATCGATTAAACTTATTACTAAAACCAAAAATCTTTCTGGTTCAATTAGATTTCAGTTTCACTACCAAAACCGGTGAACCGAACCGGTTACCCATAAAAATAAAGCCAGAAACGACCTAGTATAAATACTAAATGCAAATGCAAATGGTACAGTAAAGtgtaaacctaaacctaaatttACTTCTGCAGCCGCCGCCCACACCAGactcttcttcctttccctttcaattttcatcttCTCTACCTCTTGCCCCCGCATATTTCTCTTCTCTAGCTGATCAATAAGTAAATAACCCAGATCTCCGCATCAATCTAGTATACTTGCAGTCGAAAAAAAACCCGAACAAAACCCCTTGGCGTCTCTCTTCACCTGCAACAGAAAGAGTCAAAGAGGTAAAGTTTATTGTTTATTCATGTGTTAATTCTGGCCTTCGTGTGCTTGTAAGTTTTACTTGTAACATTTGTTCCATTAGAGATCTCTGACCTCTGCTTCTTTTTCTATCCTCTTGCAGCTAGGGTTTTTGCATCTTTCTTCAGGTTCGCCCCTTTTCCTcggctctctctcttttatgttGATTTGTGTTGATATCGAGTTATTGATTGCTTTGTGTTGATTTGTGTTGACTGTTGATATCGAGTTATCTTTCGAAGTTTTTACTGTTTTTACATCTTGTAACATTTGTGTTGATTTGTGTTGATCTTTGATCTTTGTTGATTTGTGTTAATATcaatctattttcttttgtattaaTTCTAGGCTACTGGCAGTATGTTTATGACTTCATTctgttttattgaaattaagaattctttaaattttaattatattttggtgATTCAAGGTAGTCTTCTTTGTTCTTGGCTAATATATGTTTAGTATTTTAGCATCAATGGtgtcttctttcttttacaGTAATAATCCTTGCTCATAACTGGGATTTACCAGTTGTGTAAACATTGTTAAGCAGTAATTTTAGTGCATTAAAGGCCCTGGAACTGCTCTGCTCCAAATCTGGAGTTGTCAGATTCTAGAAGAGAGCAAAATGGGGTGGCTTGCTTGTGTTTTGTTTCCTTCAAGAAAAGGAATGGATGGGTCAGTGATGTGggcatttttttatctttcttagtGTGATAGTTGTTTGATCTGATGACTTTATTTTCGAAGTAGCTGGTTTATTTGGAATCATGTGTGGAGGTCACAACAAATGAAAGAGCACTGAAATTGATGGTAAAATCACTTTTCAACAATTTATGCAAGCAAATTATGGAGATCTTTAATGGGGTCTTTCCCTGTTTATCGATGCTCTCGCTTCCCAGTAACCTACAagcaataaatattttacatcTTTCTGCTAGGTAGcttttctttgataaaatcataaatgtgaTGTTGTGATCTATCTGACATGCACAATAAATGTGTTGGATTAGCATGTGTAAATGCCACGGATCTTTAATTGGTCCATTACAGACTTCTTACAATTGAAATTGGTCCATTACAGACTTCCAGGTTCATTGCATGTGTAATTTACAATATGCAGGTTTTTTAGAATACAGAGGTGATAGATGCCTTTTTGCAATTATATGAACCTAACATGATGTTCAACTTCTGCTTGATTCTCAATTGTAGTCAGATGTTGATtcatgttgttgttttcttaatttcagaTGGACAATAAGGAAAATCCTACATCGAATGAGTTAAATCCTTCAAGTtcagaaccaaaatctttgCCTATTCCAGTTCCAGTTACTACCTCCAGCACAAACTGCAACACTGAAGAAGGTAATCCACCTTCTAGatgtaataaaagaaaaaatcccaaatttgagatcactttaaaaaactatatggtAATGCTAAAACTCCTAAGGCTACATGTAAGTATTGTGGAAAAGACTATGCATGTCATCCTATACTTAATGGGACTAATAACATGTGGAGTCATCTAGGTGTATGcaaaaaatttccttttgtcATTGatcgaaaacaaaaaactctagTTTTAGAACCTAAACCTAAAATAGAGGGGGGTGATAATGGAGAGGAAAATTTGGTGACTGTTAAGGCAGTGGGTTATAATTATGAAGAGTGTAGGAAAGCCcttggaaaaataattatacttgaTAAGCTACCTtttaactttatagaaaaccaAGGATTTACATTATTTTGTAAAGTAATGCAGCCTAGATTTGATGTTCCATCTCGTTTGACGATTTGgagagattgtttgaaaatttatttagttgagaaggagaaattaaagaaagctcTTAAGGATCAACATTTATGTTTAACAACTGATACTTggacatcaatccaaaatattaattatatgtgtttaatTGCTCATTGGATTGATGAAGGTTGGAACTTGAATAAAAGAATTCTAAACTTTTGTCAAGTTTCTAATCATAAAGATGAAACCATTGGCCAAGCAATTGAAAGTTGTTTATTGGAATGGGGAATTGATAAGATTTTAACAGTTACTGTAGACAATTcaagttcaaataatttgacaataaaatatCTGAAAAGAGTAACAATTAGGTGGgcaactaatatattgtcaaatgactTCATGCATGTTAGATGTTATGCACATATTGTTAATCTTATTGTATGTGCGGGGTTGAAAGATATTGATGATTCAGTGGTTAAAATTAGGAATGCAGTAAGGTTTGTTAGATCTTCTCCTTCTAGACAACTTGTTTTTAATCAATGTGCGGAAAGGTTGAAAATTGGGAGTAAAAAATCTGTTTGCATGGATGTTGCAACTAGATGGAACTCTACATATATGATGCTAGATGCGGCTGTTAAATTTGATGTGGTTTTTATGAGGTTAGAAGAAACCGATCCTAGGTATTTGAGTTACTTTGAGGTTGATTCACAagggaaacaaaaaaacttaggtcCTCCTACTTTAGAAGATTGGGAAAAGGCTAGATCTTTTATCAAgttcttgaaattattttacacggttacattgaaattttctggctcGTTGTATGTGACATCTAATTCTTTCTTTCATGAATTGATTTCTATGCACACAAGCATATCTCAACTTTGTAGAAGTGAAGATGTTTATGTAAGTAAAATGGTGAAGAATATGATggcaaagtataaaaaatattgggggGATCAAGATGCACAAAACTTTTTGTTGTATATGGTTGTTGTGTTAGATCCACGTTTCAAATTAAAGTATgtgagattttgttttggaagatTATATGATGTTGAAGAGGCtaaaaattttacaattaaggTTAAAGATACTTTGCTAAGGTTGTTTGAACATTACATGAATGTTGATGAGAATGTTGAGGTTGTTTATAGTGTTGGAACAAGTATAAATGAAAATGTGAATGTTGATTTAATGGTGGTAAATGATGATATGTTGGATGACTTGGCttcttaattcaaaaaatatttagaggAAGAGGGTAGTGTCCAAAAAACAAATGAGGTTGAGAGGTATTTGGGTGATGATTGTGAGAATCcgaatgattttaaattaaatattttgggtTGGTGGAGGTGTAATGCTACAAAATACTAGATTCTTTCTAAGGTGGCACAACACGTGTTAGCCATCCCGGTATCTACAGTTGTTTCTGAAGCAGCATTCAGTACTGGCGGTCGTATATTAGATCCATTTCGAAGCTCTTTATCTCCATCGACAGTGCAAGCACTTGTTTGTTGTCAGAATTAGTTGAGTTTAGCACCAATTCCAATCAACATTAGAACCTTCatggattatattgaaaattctgAGATAATTGAGTCAGGTAATTTctcttacaaatttaaatttagttattttataatattgtttatttacatatgtttaatctaacattttaatttatgtttttgtagaatttggtgaaagtttaaaaatctcaactgaTTGTTTGTAAGTAGTATTGGTTGCTTGGTGCAATATtggaatataattgttttgggtaattaatttactttaccTTGTTAATTTCCCTTAAAATTCTGCATACTTAATTCTTTCAATAGTTGAACTATAATATGTTGCTAATttgctagtgtttttttatagcattatcCTTGGAATTTTTGGATACtggtgttgctggaatttttggATGCTGGTGTTTGctgggtttttttcttcaaagttcaaattaTGTCGgatgtttatgataatttattgatgGTTGCTAATGTATTCGCTTGTACTTTTCTAGTGCGAACAtacttttaatttgaggttttaaaatttgatcatgcATCTTGCATATTGCATTGATTTAGCACTTTGGGAAGTATATTAAAAGTCAGCTAATTTGCATCTCTGTAGGATTTTAATTATTGTCCTAATTCATGTccagattttaatttatattgaaagttagtaaattcatattaaaagttAGCCATGTAAATTagcttaacatttattttaaaagctgaacttgctttaaattttaaagcttAGCCATGCTAAATCTTCCCAAACCGTAagccaattaaaaataaaaaaccaaaaaaactcatgggattaggtttcccgattttttccttaaaaaaccgGATTTAACCGGACCGGACtagttcggtttgaaccggtttccgGTCCGATTCGGTTAATTTTTTGCAACAATATTGtaattcggttcggttggttttttgagtctaaaccaaaccgaaccaaaccgtgaacacccctaaatACAGCATGTGTTTGTCATTCTATATGGCTAAGAAGATTATTGAAGAAGTTGTGAATGCCATAAGAGAAGCCTACAAAGATTTATGTGGATAACTTATCAACCATCGCATTagctaaaaatctaatttttcatgacataagtAAGCACATTGACACAAGATTTCATTATCTAAGAGATTGCATTGCAAACAAAGAAGTAAAAGTCAAGTATATGAAGACTCAAGATCaagttgtaaatattttcataaaaccactcaaatatgatgtttttgCAAAGATGAGAGATATGCTAGGAGTTATGAAAAATGATAGCAATTGATATTAAAGGGGGTGGTGAAATTCAATATCAACTAGGTTTATAGTTTATAAGAGTTTTAATATTAGTTAAGTAAGGAATCCTGAATGGAGAAGGATTTTATTAGATtagaattttctttaaatagtTTAATTTCCTGATTAGCTAGGACTTGAGGTCTGTAAATAGACTTGTAATCTTAAGCATTATACAAAAACAGTTAGGAGAGATACAGAGAAGAGCTAGAAAAATGTATCTTTTGAAAAAActcttaataaaatattattcatctcattcttcttcttattctttagCTTTGTTCTAATATTTGTTCTTATAAATTAGATATCACATTCTATCCTTCTTTTCCAACAGTCATTTCCCTTATAGCATGTAACTTGCATACACATTTTGAGATGAAAATCTACTCATGCTCACTGTCTCAAAAATAGTGTCTTAATTGCATTACAAGGCTAGGTCTTCGATAAGAAAATCTAGGAATCAAAAGCTTTGATACATTCCACTCAAAAGAGTCCTTAAAACACAATACTAGCAATTTCTTCTAGTTCAAAGAAAATACCATTGCTAAGAACTCTTGTCAATGGATCTCTTGTCGATTAATAATTTGGAAATCACCACGCATAATAAGAAAATGAGAGGCAGAAGATACATCTTAATTGGATTATCTTTCCCCTGACGAGTATATATATACTCCACAGTCGAATAAACACATTGCCACACAGCACTAGCCAATCCAAAATACTCAACAATAGTGCCAACAGGCTTTCTAGTTGCGGAAGTAGAAGTTGATCTTTCCTTTCGAGCCATGTGAATGAGTTCAACGGTAGCAAGAAGCAAAGCTACAAATGCCAAGACCATGCCAATTAATGCATAACCCATTTGGTCAAAAACCGCAGATGCAATCTCTAGGATAAAGTTTGTCATCAGCAAAGTCCATCTTAATGTTTCCTATACAAGAAAGTAGTTAGTTGTAAACAAGGCAGTTAAGAAAATCTCACCAATTCTCATAAACGTTGTTTCCATAGTTCTTACTCTATGACGTGAACTTTCTCCAGCATCCGGCGGCTGTTCTACCTCTGCAGTAGAGCCCACAAGCTGAACAATTCacaatgatataattaatgtaagataattaataatacACAAAACAATACAATTATGACTGGCAGAGACTCATAATGTGAGATTATCTCATCTACACTATATATCACCTGGTTCACATCATTATCATTCATCGAGTCGCCTTGGCTAGGGACAGATGGAGTAAGATTTTCAACAGGATTATCTGCAAAGTTGGCCAATTATCCATATATAGGTTGTGATATCAACCTTcgaagaattattttaaaaagaagacaGACAAAAAAGAATTCCATGTGTTTAGATATATAATTTGCTTTCATGCATGATttatcttaaatattaaaaaataatataaattatatattgaatctcacttaaaatttaaatttttttattaaactaattctttaatataatattaaagtctTCATAGCAACATACCATTTGCTTGAGGCTGCTGCGCGTTCCGCAAAGGTACGTAAGATAACTGCATtatcaaaacacattaaatatttttcatggaagTCGTGGTGGGAATTGgaaaattcttaaaatcaagagtttcaaaagaaataaagtatAGACCTTAtccattaaatttttatttgcaattaAT
This genomic interval from Populus alba chromosome 1, ASM523922v2, whole genome shotgun sequence contains the following:
- the LOC118027900 gene encoding uncharacterized protein isoform X2, producing MMQCLSPSTLTPLRKKLVYKSSPELASGNNQTVPEFLREKPELLSWIAQPLQELIANKNLMDKLSYVPLRNAQQPQANDNPVENLTPSVPSQGDSMNDNDVNQLVGSTAEVEQPPDAGESSRHRVRTMETTFMRIALLLATVELIHMARKERSTSTSATRKPVGTIVEYFGLASAVWQCVYSTVEYIYTRQGKDNPIKMYLLPLIFLLCVVISKLLIDKRSIDKSS
- the LOC118027900 gene encoding uncharacterized protein isoform X1, giving the protein MMQCLSPSTLTPLRKKLVYKSSPELASGNNQTVPEFLREKPELLSWIAQPLQELIANKNLMDKLSYVPLRNAQQPQANDNPVENLTPSVPSQGDSMNDNDVNQLVGSTAEVEQPPDAGESSRHRETLRWTLLMTNFILEIASAVFDQMGYALIGMVLAFVALLLATVELIHMARKERSTSTSATRKPVGTIVEYFGLASAVWQCVYSTVEYIYTRQGKDNPIKMYLLPLIFLLCVVISKLLIDKRSIDKSS